The following coding sequences lie in one Leptospira inadai serovar Lyme str. 10 genomic window:
- the rpsE gene encoding 30S ribosomal protein S5: MAYEQEQEAKEFSEKVVKIDRVAKVVKGGRRFSFNALTVVGDLKGKVGIGFGKANEVPDAIRKSIESAKKNLVKVEFRGHTIPHEVTGKFKSAKVILKPSSPGTGIIAGGSVRSVVEKAGIQDILSKSWGSSNPVNIVKATLDALQQLETPVLAARKRGITLARLFGNDVG, from the coding sequence ATGGCATACGAACAAGAACAAGAAGCTAAGGAATTTTCCGAAAAGGTCGTTAAAATCGATCGCGTCGCGAAAGTCGTTAAAGGTGGACGCCGTTTCTCTTTTAACGCTCTGACGGTTGTCGGCGACCTGAAAGGGAAAGTCGGGATCGGATTCGGTAAAGCCAACGAGGTTCCCGACGCGATTCGTAAATCTATCGAATCCGCTAAGAAAAACCTAGTAAAGGTAGAATTCCGCGGTCATACGATCCCTCACGAGGTGACTGGAAAATTCAAGTCGGCAAAAGTAATTCTAAAACCGAGTTCCCCGGGAACCGGAATCATCGCGGGAGGATCCGTTCGTTCCGTGGTTGAAAAAGCGGGAATTCAGGATATTCTAAGCAAATCCTGGGGTTCATCCAACCCGGTAAACATCGTTAAGGCGACTCTTGATGCTTTGCAACAGCTGGAAACTCCCGTTTTAGCAGCTCGTAAAAGAGGAATCACCTTGGCTCGTTTATTCGGTAACGACGTAGGATAA
- the rplR gene encoding 50S ribosomal protein L18 encodes MINKLKKVAAKQRRAERSRFKLRQFGDRPRLVFNKSNRYLSCQIVDDVKGTTLVSATTLDKEFASSGKSRKDVEAAKTLGKLIGERAAAKGVKLVMLDRSGMIYHGRIAAFADAAREAGLEF; translated from the coding sequence ATGATTAACAAACTGAAGAAAGTCGCAGCCAAACAAAGAAGAGCAGAGCGCTCCCGCTTCAAGCTACGGCAATTTGGGGATCGCCCCCGATTGGTCTTCAATAAGTCCAATCGTTATCTTTCCTGCCAAATCGTAGACGATGTCAAAGGAACTACGCTAGTTTCCGCAACAACCCTCGATAAGGAATTCGCTTCTTCCGGGAAGAGTCGTAAAGACGTAGAGGCAGCCAAAACGCTCGGTAAACTGATCGGTGAACGCGCGGCTGCTAAGGGAGTAAAGTTGGTCATGCTGGATCGTTCCGGAATGATATATCACGGAAGGATTGCAGCCTTCGCTGACGCAGCCAGAGAAGCTGGTTTGGAGTTCTAA
- the rplF gene encoding 50S ribosomal protein L6 translates to MSRIGKAEIKLPEKVEVKLENNAIRVKGPLGELQTPIFEGIALKNESGTLKLERSSEEQNVVALHGLTRALLLNCVKGVTQGWEKNLDITGVGYRAAKRGEDLVMNLGYSHEVVYKTPKGIKIDVNEQVRIKIFGIDKQLVGQVAADIRAKRPPEPYKGKGIKYNNEVIKRKAGKTGKK, encoded by the coding sequence ATGTCCAGGATTGGAAAAGCAGAGATTAAACTTCCCGAGAAAGTGGAAGTAAAATTAGAGAACAATGCCATTCGCGTAAAGGGTCCGCTGGGAGAATTGCAAACTCCTATCTTCGAAGGAATTGCCCTGAAAAACGAATCCGGCACCTTGAAGCTGGAGAGATCCAGCGAAGAGCAAAACGTTGTCGCTTTGCACGGTTTGACTCGCGCTCTTCTTTTGAATTGCGTGAAAGGCGTTACCCAGGGATGGGAAAAAAACCTAGATATAACCGGAGTAGGATACCGTGCTGCGAAGCGCGGAGAAGATCTGGTTATGAACTTAGGATACTCGCATGAAGTCGTTTATAAGACTCCGAAAGGAATCAAAATCGACGTAAACGAGCAAGTTCGGATCAAGATTTTCGGTATCGACAAACAATTAGTCGGCCAAGTCGCCGCCGATATCCGCGCTAAGAGACCCCCGGAGCCTTACAAAGGTAAGGGGATCAAGTACAATAACGAAGTGATTAAGAGAAAGGCCGGAAAAACCGGTAAGAAGTAA
- the rpsH gene encoding 30S ribosomal protein S8, whose translation MSLSDPIGDMLTRIRNAGRAKHESCLVPGSKIKRSILELMKEEGFINGYEPVQNGSFEDFKVTLKYDGTKKPVIRELVRVSTPGRRVYLKSEDIRPYKNNMGTMILSTSKGIMTGKKARKLRVGGEVICKLS comes from the coding sequence ATGAGTTTATCCGATCCTATCGGCGATATGCTTACTCGCATCCGGAATGCCGGCCGAGCGAAGCACGAAAGTTGCCTTGTTCCAGGAAGCAAAATCAAACGCTCCATCTTGGAACTTATGAAAGAAGAAGGCTTTATCAATGGCTATGAGCCGGTTCAAAACGGAAGTTTTGAGGATTTTAAAGTCACCTTAAAATATGACGGAACTAAAAAGCCGGTCATTCGGGAACTCGTACGAGTTTCCACCCCCGGAAGAAGGGTTTATCTTAAGAGCGAAGACATTCGTCCCTACAAGAATAATATGGGAACCATGATTTTATCCACTTCCAAAGGAATTATGACGGGTAAGAAAGCCCGGAAATTACGCGTAGGAGGAGAGGTGATCTGCAAACTCTCTTAA
- a CDS encoding type Z 30S ribosomal protein S14, with translation MAKTSLIERHKKVKKFKVRIHNRCPLCGRPRGYLRRFDMCRICFRKLASQAQIPGVVKASW, from the coding sequence ATGGCTAAAACCTCTCTGATCGAAAGGCATAAGAAAGTTAAAAAATTTAAGGTGCGGATACACAACCGCTGCCCTCTTTGCGGCAGACCTCGCGGTTACCTTAGAAGGTTCGATATGTGTAGAATTTGTTTCCGGAAACTGGCTAGCCAGGCTCAAATTCCGGGCGTAGTAAAGGCATCTTGGTAA
- the rplE gene encoding 50S ribosomal protein L5 gives MAARLKEKYGKEIVPALQKQYSFESVMQVPRLEKIVLNVGMGEAHTNPKALEAAVEEMALITGQRPVKTKAKKSIAGFKLREGMSLGATVTLRGNYMYEFLDRLVNVALPRVRDFKGVSEKGFDGRGNYNFSIKEQIIFPEIKVDKINTIYGMNMTFVTNTKSDAEAHSLLVAFGMPFRNLK, from the coding sequence ATGGCAGCGAGACTTAAGGAAAAATACGGGAAAGAAATCGTTCCCGCACTCCAAAAGCAGTACAGTTTCGAATCTGTAATGCAAGTGCCACGCCTCGAGAAGATTGTTCTTAACGTAGGTATGGGAGAAGCGCATACGAATCCAAAAGCGCTGGAAGCTGCAGTCGAGGAAATGGCTTTAATCACCGGACAACGCCCGGTGAAAACCAAGGCAAAGAAATCCATCGCGGGATTTAAATTGCGCGAAGGAATGAGCCTAGGTGCAACCGTTACTCTTCGCGGGAACTATATGTATGAGTTCCTAGACCGTCTGGTGAATGTCGCTCTTCCACGGGTTCGCGACTTCAAAGGGGTTTCCGAAAAAGGTTTTGATGGCCGCGGAAACTACAACTTTAGCATCAAAGAACAGATCATTTTCCCAGAGATCAAAGTGGATAAGATTAACACGATCTATGGAATGAACATGACCTTCGTAACGAATACTAAAAGCGATGCAGAAGCACATAGCCTACTCGTCGCCTTCGGTATGCCGTTCCGGAACCTGAAATAA
- the rplX gene encoding 50S ribosomal protein L24: MSKLAYRGSEYTKFKSVKLHKDDEVVVIAGKEKGKRGKILVIDKKRDRVVVEGLNKRKRFLRPTQENPQGGIVEVEAPMHISNVMFYDSKKKKGVRVGFQESKGKKVRVARPDGKEI; this comes from the coding sequence ATGTCTAAGCTGGCATATCGGGGTTCCGAATATACTAAGTTTAAGTCCGTTAAACTCCACAAAGACGACGAAGTAGTCGTGATTGCTGGAAAAGAAAAAGGCAAACGCGGAAAAATCCTCGTGATCGACAAGAAGCGGGATCGCGTGGTCGTCGAAGGATTGAATAAACGTAAGCGATTCCTGAGACCTACTCAAGAGAATCCTCAGGGTGGAATCGTAGAAGTCGAAGCGCCGATGCATATTTCCAACGTTATGTTCTACGACTCCAAAAAGAAAAAGGGAGTTCGTGTAGGATTCCAGGAAAGTAAAGGCAAAAAAGTCCGCGTAGCAAGACCGGACGGGAAAGAGATCTAA
- the rplN gene encoding 50S ribosomal protein L14 has protein sequence MIQQETILQVADNSGIKRVMCIKVLGGSKKRYASVGDEIIVAVKDAQPAYGLKDSTGKKVHNKAVQRAVVVRTKKEIRRPDGSYIRFDDNAVAIIDDKGNPKGTRIFGPVARELRDKKYAKIISLAPEVL, from the coding sequence ATGATCCAACAGGAAACCATCCTCCAAGTAGCCGACAACTCCGGGATCAAGAGAGTTATGTGTATCAAGGTCCTCGGGGGCTCAAAGAAACGGTATGCATCCGTCGGAGACGAAATCATCGTCGCCGTTAAGGACGCACAACCGGCTTACGGGCTAAAGGATTCCACGGGGAAAAAGGTCCACAACAAGGCCGTACAACGCGCCGTAGTTGTTCGCACTAAAAAGGAAATTCGTCGTCCCGACGGTTCCTATATCAGATTCGACGATAACGCTGTCGCGATTATCGACGATAAAGGGAACCCGAAAGGTACTCGTATTTTCGGACCGGTCGCTCGTGAGCTCCGGGATAAGAAATACGCTAAGATCATCTCCCTAGCTCCGGAGGTTCTATAA
- the rpsQ gene encoding 30S ribosomal protein S17: METAKKSVKKSLLSEGKVVSTAMEKTLVMVVEMRKTHPRFKKIVRRTVKMKVHDEKNECQVGDRILAIETRPLSREKRHRLFKIVEKAK; this comes from the coding sequence ATGGAAACTGCAAAGAAGTCCGTTAAAAAATCCCTTCTGAGCGAAGGTAAGGTCGTAAGCACCGCCATGGAAAAAACCTTGGTGATGGTCGTAGAGATGCGCAAGACCCACCCTAGATTCAAGAAGATCGTGCGCCGGACCGTAAAAATGAAGGTTCACGATGAGAAGAATGAGTGCCAAGTAGGAGATCGAATTCTGGCGATTGAAACCCGCCCTCTCTCCCGCGAAAAGCGCCACCGTCTATTTAAGATCGTAGAAAAGGCAAAGTAA
- the rpmC gene encoding 50S ribosomal protein L29, with translation MKKVKLHELKDVEILAQIEDARKVIRTARFQYGVARSLENPKVIANAKKKIARLLTIKRERALAGTPGANKVRRFSRSTRKEQNRAKANGAAKLAAKAKN, from the coding sequence ATGAAAAAGGTCAAACTGCACGAACTGAAAGACGTCGAAATTTTGGCTCAGATAGAGGATGCTCGTAAGGTAATTCGTACCGCGCGCTTTCAATACGGAGTCGCGCGTTCTCTCGAAAATCCGAAAGTTATCGCTAACGCTAAGAAAAAGATCGCGCGCCTTTTAACGATTAAAAGGGAGCGTGCGCTTGCTGGAACTCCAGGTGCAAATAAAGTGCGTCGTTTCTCCCGTTCGACTCGTAAAGAGCAGAATCGTGCGAAAGCGAACGGAGCGGCTAAATTGGCTGCAAAGGCTAAGAACTGA
- the rplP gene encoding 50S ribosomal protein L16: protein MLSPKRVKFRKRQRGRLKGTDERGSKVSFGEYGLKAVTSGRLTARQIEAARITINRQVKRGGKLWIRIFPHLPITKKPAETRMGKGKGNPEFWIAEIRPGRILFEMSGIDEASAKKALDLAAYKLPVQTEFVKRSVL, encoded by the coding sequence ATGTTATCACCGAAAAGAGTTAAGTTCAGGAAGAGACAGAGGGGACGCCTCAAGGGAACCGACGAACGCGGTTCCAAAGTTTCCTTCGGCGAATACGGCCTTAAGGCCGTTACGTCCGGCCGCCTGACCGCCCGGCAAATCGAGGCGGCGCGTATTACAATCAACCGCCAAGTAAAACGAGGCGGAAAACTTTGGATCAGGATTTTCCCGCATCTTCCCATTACTAAGAAACCGGCCGAGACTCGGATGGGTAAGGGAAAAGGAAATCCGGAGTTCTGGATCGCAGAGATTCGTCCGGGTCGTATTTTATTCGAAATGAGCGGCATCGATGAAGCTTCCGCAAAAAAAGCGTTGGATTTGGCTGCCTATAAACTTCCGGTTCAAACCGAATTCGTGAAGAGGTCGGTATTATGA
- the rpsC gene encoding 30S ribosomal protein S3 — protein sequence MGQKVNPIGLRIGITRGWDSIWFSQQDYRKNLHEDIRIRRFIQNRFREAGVVKVVVERFPEKINVNLHTAKPGVVIGKNGANIEAVKKVIKTMSEKPLNLNIIEVKKPETIAQCIAESIAIQIEERQPFRRVMKQELRRAMRGGVEGIKIMISGRLNGADMARREHYREGRIPLHTLRAKIDLGFREASTTFGQIGVKVWTYTGDFISNKDESEEDKYAVKRRTN from the coding sequence ATGGGACAGAAAGTTAACCCAATCGGACTTCGTATCGGAATTACCCGCGGATGGGATTCCATCTGGTTCTCTCAGCAGGATTACAGAAAAAATCTTCATGAGGACATTCGTATCCGTCGTTTTATTCAAAACCGTTTCCGGGAAGCCGGAGTCGTGAAAGTGGTTGTTGAACGTTTTCCCGAGAAAATCAACGTAAACTTGCACACTGCAAAGCCGGGCGTCGTGATCGGTAAGAACGGTGCGAATATCGAAGCCGTTAAGAAAGTCATCAAGACTATGAGCGAAAAGCCTCTTAACCTGAATATTATCGAAGTTAAAAAGCCGGAAACCATCGCTCAATGCATTGCCGAATCCATCGCAATTCAAATCGAAGAGCGTCAACCCTTCCGTCGCGTAATGAAGCAAGAACTTCGTCGCGCTATGAGAGGCGGGGTGGAAGGAATTAAAATCATGATTTCCGGACGTTTGAACGGAGCGGATATGGCGCGTCGCGAGCATTATCGTGAAGGAAGAATTCCTTTGCATACGCTAAGGGCAAAAATCGATTTAGGTTTCCGTGAAGCTAGTACGACTTTCGGACAAATCGGTGTAAAGGTTTGGACCTATACCGGAGATTTTATCTCTAACAAAGACGAGTCCGAAGAAGACAAATACGCGGTTAAGAGAAGGACCAACTGA
- the rplV gene encoding 50S ribosomal protein L22, giving the protein MEAVAVARFIRMSPRKLRLVADEIRGYEVAEALDILKYTNKRAIEPIFKLIKSASANAVVKNESAQPGKMFIKKILVDEGPILKRFRPRARGRAARIRKRTSHVTVVISD; this is encoded by the coding sequence ATGGAAGCCGTAGCCGTAGCAAGATTTATCCGGATGTCTCCTCGTAAACTGCGTCTCGTCGCCGACGAGATTCGGGGATACGAAGTGGCGGAAGCTTTGGATATCCTAAAATATACCAATAAGAGAGCCATCGAGCCCATCTTCAAGCTGATCAAATCGGCGTCTGCAAACGCGGTCGTAAAGAATGAAAGCGCGCAGCCAGGCAAGATGTTCATTAAGAAGATTCTCGTGGATGAAGGCCCGATCCTAAAACGCTTTCGTCCTCGCGCTCGCGGACGTGCGGCAAGAATCCGCAAGAGAACCAGCCACGTAACAGTGGTAATTTCGGACTAA
- the rpsS gene encoding 30S ribosomal protein S19 yields the protein MMRSSKKGPFIDSHLMSKVIKLNSENQKKPFKTWSRRSTIFPDMIGHTIMVHNGNKFIPVYINDNMVGHKLGEFAPTRTYRGHGNTDKKAGKK from the coding sequence ATCATGAGATCCTCGAAAAAAGGTCCGTTCATCGACAGCCACCTTATGAGCAAGGTGATCAAGCTGAACTCCGAGAACCAAAAGAAGCCCTTCAAAACCTGGTCGCGTAGAAGCACGATTTTTCCGGACATGATCGGACACACGATTATGGTTCATAACGGAAACAAATTTATTCCGGTATATATCAATGACAATATGGTCGGGCATAAATTGGGAGAATTCGCTCCAACTCGTACCTACCGCGGTCACGGAAATACGGATAAAAAGGCCGGTAAGAAATAA
- the rplB gene encoding 50S ribosomal protein L2 — protein MGIKKFKPVTSASRFKSVLDFKELTETEPYRPLTISLSYKAGRGEGGKIAVRRKGGRVKRKYRIIDFKRRKVGIPATVKTVEYDPYRSAFISLICYTDGEYAYILNAEGMKVGDKISSGDNAEIKLGNALPLGKIPPGTNVHNIELKIGRGGQIARTAGSFATIAGRDGDYMLLKLPSSEVRKVHHNCYATIGICSNKDHNLVSIGKAGRNRWLGKRPKVRGVVMNPVDHPHGGGEGRTSGGRHPVTPWGIPTKGYKTRRKAKPSDKFIVQKRKGNRSR, from the coding sequence ATGGGAATTAAGAAATTCAAACCCGTTACTTCCGCGAGCCGTTTCAAATCCGTTCTTGATTTTAAAGAACTGACTGAAACCGAGCCATACAGGCCTCTCACGATCTCGCTCAGCTATAAAGCAGGTAGAGGAGAGGGCGGAAAAATCGCCGTTCGCCGTAAGGGTGGAAGAGTTAAGCGTAAATATCGTATTATCGATTTTAAACGTCGTAAAGTAGGCATCCCTGCCACCGTCAAAACCGTAGAATACGATCCCTATCGTTCGGCATTCATCTCTTTGATTTGCTATACCGACGGCGAATACGCGTACATCTTGAATGCAGAAGGCATGAAAGTCGGTGATAAGATTTCCTCCGGTGATAACGCGGAAATCAAATTAGGGAATGCACTTCCGTTAGGAAAGATTCCGCCCGGCACAAACGTTCATAATATAGAATTAAAAATCGGAAGAGGCGGACAAATCGCTCGTACTGCCGGATCGTTCGCTACGATCGCCGGTCGCGACGGGGATTATATGCTTCTGAAGCTTCCGAGTTCCGAAGTTCGCAAGGTTCATCATAACTGTTATGCGACAATCGGAATCTGCAGTAATAAAGATCATAACCTAGTATCGATCGGAAAGGCCGGTCGGAACAGATGGTTGGGAAAACGTCCTAAGGTCCGGGGAGTCGTCATGAACCCCGTCGATCACCCTCACGGTGGTGGAGAGGGACGTACTTCCGGTGGTCGCCATCCGGTTACTCCTTGGGGTATTCCTACCAAGGGGTATAAGACTCGTCGTAAAGCGAAGCCTTCCGACAAGTTTATCGTACAGAAGAGAAAGGGAAATAGGAGCAGGTAA
- a CDS encoding 50S ribosomal protein L23 translates to MNLHEVILSPVVTEKSQDLETIGEKAGKRTVKYTVEIHPRANKTLVKEAFRKIYNVVPSSVNIQVYRGKVKRFRHLPAPKAHWKKAIVTFRDGASIDFGKEV, encoded by the coding sequence ATGAACCTGCACGAAGTTATTCTTTCACCTGTCGTTACCGAAAAGTCTCAGGACCTTGAGACGATCGGAGAGAAAGCCGGCAAGAGAACCGTTAAGTATACCGTCGAAATCCATCCTAGAGCGAACAAAACTCTGGTGAAGGAGGCGTTTCGCAAGATATACAACGTGGTTCCTTCCTCGGTGAATATTCAGGTTTATCGCGGAAAAGTAAAACGTTTCCGTCATTTACCCGCTCCTAAAGCTCATTGGAAGAAGGCCATCGTCACCTTCCGTGACGGAGCAAGCATTGATTTCGGAAAGGAAGTGTAA
- the rplD gene encoding 50S ribosomal protein L4: MKAQKYSKEGKLLSEIELPAAVFESKYSSGAIYDAIKAENANLRSGNHHTKTRAEVSGGGKKPWAQKGTGRARQGSIRAPQWVGGGTVHGPRTRDYSYKISPKVKRRALLSILNKKAQGAAIKVVEDLDPKEFSTKAFATLFNNIGLKNTGVIGFVVGGENEFVKKSVRNIPTVKYINSKRISIRDILYNRNLVITEAALGEILKHYGEGK, translated from the coding sequence ATGAAAGCACAGAAGTACTCAAAAGAAGGAAAGCTGCTCTCGGAAATCGAATTGCCTGCGGCAGTTTTCGAATCCAAGTATAGCAGCGGAGCGATCTACGATGCCATTAAGGCGGAGAACGCTAACCTACGTTCCGGGAACCACCATACTAAAACCCGCGCGGAAGTTTCGGGCGGCGGTAAAAAACCCTGGGCTCAAAAAGGAACCGGTCGCGCTCGTCAAGGTTCCATTCGCGCTCCTCAATGGGTCGGCGGTGGAACCGTTCACGGACCGAGAACAAGGGATTATTCCTATAAAATTTCTCCGAAGGTAAAGCGCCGCGCTCTGCTTTCGATCTTGAATAAAAAAGCCCAAGGCGCCGCGATCAAAGTCGTAGAGGATTTGGATCCTAAGGAATTCAGTACGAAGGCCTTCGCTACTTTGTTCAATAATATCGGACTAAAGAATACCGGAGTGATCGGTTTCGTAGTAGGCGGAGAAAACGAATTCGTAAAGAAGTCGGTTCGCAATATTCCTACGGTGAAATACATCAACTCGAAGCGTATTTCGATTCGGGACATTCTTTATAATAGAAACCTGGTGATTACAGAGGCTGCGTTAGGCGAGATCCTCAAACACTATGGGGAAGGTAAATAA
- the rplC gene encoding 50S ribosomal protein L3, which translates to MAKGLIGRKIGMSQIFDEQGNIIPVTVLEVGPCAVSQVKSVEKDGYEAIQLAFQDDKEKHLSKAQTGHLAKAGLSAKRVLKEFRDFGDQPAAGAELKAQDVFAVSDTVKVTGTSKGKGFQGVIKRYGHHGGPGAHGSRFHRHPGSMGSNTTPGRVFKGRKLPGRTGSDTKTVLNLKVVRIHEAENLVFVSGSVPGPANTIVTIEKI; encoded by the coding sequence ATGGCAAAGGGATTAATCGGTAGAAAGATAGGGATGTCCCAAATCTTCGACGAACAGGGAAACATTATTCCTGTAACCGTCTTAGAGGTAGGTCCCTGCGCAGTTTCCCAAGTGAAATCCGTCGAGAAAGACGGATACGAAGCGATTCAATTGGCATTTCAGGACGATAAAGAAAAACACCTGTCCAAAGCCCAAACGGGACATTTGGCCAAGGCCGGATTGTCTGCGAAGAGAGTGTTGAAGGAATTCCGGGATTTCGGCGATCAACCTGCCGCTGGTGCAGAATTGAAAGCGCAAGACGTGTTTGCCGTTTCGGATACCGTTAAGGTAACCGGGACCAGCAAGGGAAAAGGTTTTCAGGGTGTGATTAAACGTTACGGACACCATGGAGGACCAGGCGCCCACGGTTCTCGTTTTCATAGGCATCCAGGTTCTATGGGTTCCAATACAACGCCAGGACGGGTATTCAAGGGGCGTAAGCTGCCGGGCCGTACCGGTTCCGATACCAAAACCGTCCTGAATCTGAAAGTGGTTCGTATTCACGAAGCGGAAAATCTGGTATTTGTCAGCGGTTCCGTTCCGGGCCCGGCGAACACGATCGTAACCATCGAGAAGATATAA
- the rpsJ gene encoding 30S ribosomal protein S10 has product MAGQKIRVKLKAFDHKLIDQSTYEIVATAKRTGATVSGPIPLPTKKEIYTVLRSPHVNKKSREQFEMKTHKRLIDILDTNEDTVEALMKLQLPAGVSVDIKS; this is encoded by the coding sequence ATGGCTGGCCAAAAGATCAGAGTAAAGCTAAAAGCTTTCGATCATAAGTTGATCGACCAATCAACTTATGAGATTGTTGCGACTGCCAAAAGGACCGGAGCTACCGTCTCCGGTCCGATTCCTCTTCCCACGAAGAAGGAAATATACACAGTCCTCCGTTCTCCGCACGTAAATAAAAAATCAAGAGAGCAGTTTGAGATGAAAACTCACAAGCGGCTCATCGACATCCTCGACACGAATGAAGACACGGTGGAAGCTCTTATGAAATTACAGCTCCCGGCTGGCGTGTCAGTGGATATTAAATCCTAA
- the tuf gene encoding elongation factor Tu, translating into MAKEKFDRSKPHLNVGTIGHVDHGKTTLTAAITTTLAKVLGGKNKAVAYDQIDNAPEEKARGITIATSHQEYETANRHYAHVDCPGHADYVKNMITGAAQMDAAILVVSATDGPMPQTKEHILLARQVGVPYIIVYINKADMLADDEREEMIQMVEMDVRDLLNKYNFPGDDTPIVYGSALKALEGDDSELGTKSIIKLMEALDTYVPNPKRIVDKPFLMPVEDVFSITGRGTVATGRVEQGTLKINDEVEIVGIRPTTKTVVTGIEMFRKLLDSAEAGDNIGALLRGTKKEDIERGQVLAKPGSITPHKKFNAEVYVLTKDEGGRHTPFFNNYRPQFYFRTTDITGVCNLPSGMEMVMPGDNVTMSIELIHPIAMDKGLKFAIREGGKTIGSGVVAEITE; encoded by the coding sequence ATGGCTAAGGAGAAATTCGACAGGTCCAAACCTCACTTAAACGTCGGAACGATCGGGCACGTAGACCACGGGAAAACCACCCTAACTGCAGCAATTACCACAACCCTCGCGAAAGTGCTGGGCGGTAAAAATAAAGCTGTCGCCTACGACCAAATCGACAACGCACCTGAGGAAAAAGCCCGCGGAATAACGATCGCTACTTCTCACCAGGAGTATGAGACTGCAAACCGTCACTATGCTCACGTTGACTGCCCAGGTCACGCTGACTATGTTAAGAATATGATCACCGGTGCTGCGCAAATGGATGCAGCTATCCTGGTTGTTTCTGCAACGGACGGACCAATGCCTCAAACAAAAGAGCATATCTTGCTCGCTCGTCAGGTAGGCGTTCCTTATATAATCGTATACATCAACAAAGCGGACATGCTCGCGGATGATGAGCGTGAAGAAATGATCCAAATGGTTGAGATGGACGTTCGCGACCTTCTGAACAAATACAACTTCCCGGGCGATGATACCCCGATCGTTTACGGTTCGGCTCTCAAAGCTCTCGAAGGCGATGATTCCGAACTCGGAACGAAATCGATCATCAAACTGATGGAAGCTCTGGATACTTACGTTCCGAATCCGAAACGTATCGTAGACAAACCGTTCCTAATGCCTGTAGAGGATGTGTTCTCTATCACCGGTCGTGGAACTGTTGCTACGGGTCGTGTCGAGCAAGGAACCCTCAAAATCAACGACGAAGTCGAGATCGTAGGAATTCGTCCTACCACCAAAACTGTCGTTACCGGTATCGAGATGTTCCGCAAACTCCTTGATTCTGCAGAAGCAGGCGACAATATCGGCGCTCTTCTCCGTGGAACCAAGAAGGAAGACATCGAAAGAGGACAGGTTCTCGCTAAACCGGGATCGATCACTCCTCACAAGAAGTTCAACGCGGAAGTTTACGTTCTAACGAAAGACGAAGGCGGACGTCACACTCCGTTCTTCAATAACTATCGTCCACAGTTCTATTTTAGAACTACCGACATCACCGGTGTCTGTAACCTACCTTCCGGAATGGAAATGGTTATGCCTGGTGACAACGTAACTATGAGCATCGAGTTGATTCACCCGATCGCCATGGACAAAGGTCTCAAATTCGCGATTCGCGAAGGTGGAAAGACCATTGGTTCCGGCGTAGTGGCCGAGATCACCGAGTAA